TACACCGAGGATCCATTCAACAAAGCACCCCACGGTTCTTGACTTTCCGTGTCTGGGGGGCATGTTCACAATCAGAACTTCATCATCTGATTCATAAAATTCTTGAAGTTGATCGCATAGATCAATCAGGAAGTGTCTATTTTTCTTGTAGAAGTCAGGTGCTTTCAGATTGCAATAATAAAAGAAGTTTCGTTTTGCAAGTTCAATCTTTGCCCCACGCTTTACAGTTTCAATATCAACTGTCATCTTTATCACCAACCAACTTTAAAAGCTGTTCAGTGGTAAGCCCTTCATAAGGATTGTTGTCTATCTGACCTGATAATTCAACTTTGTCTTTGAACATTCCAAGGTGCTTGCCGATCAGTTCTAAAGCTCTGACTTTATCACATGAATTCACTTCAATGCCATATTTGCCTTCCTTGATTCCTGAAATAGCAGCCTTTTTTTCAAGGGGAAGTTTATCCGTGTCAAAAAGTTCAACAAATTGTTCTTCAACTTCCTTTTCAACATATTCTTGTGCTTCATCATCCCATAGGCGTTTCTTCCGCTTCTGTGTGGTCACTTTTGCAAAATCGCTACCATTTGAAAAGGCAACTTTCGCAAGTTCTGAAAGAACCTTATCCTGTGTGATTTCAGTCCTCTGTTCTCGCTTATGCATAGCCTTATCAATCGCATCTTGAACTGTAGTTTTCTGTAGTTGTTGATAACCTATTTCACTTGCTCTTTGCTGTGAGTATCCTGCTCTGATTGCTGCCTGTGTTGCGTTCAGGTCAATCAAATATTCCTGCACAAACAGCTTTTGTTTAGGTGTCAGTGCCATATAGCAA
The Oscillospiraceae bacterium genome window above contains:
- a CDS encoding terminase small subunit; protein product: MALTPKQKLFVQEYLIDLNATQAAIRAGYSQQRASEIGYQQLQKTTVQDAIDKAMHKREQRTEITQDKVLSELAKVAFSNGSDFAKVTTQKRKKRLWDDEAQEYVEKEVEEQFVELFDTDKLPLEKKAAISGIKEGKYGIEVNSCDKVRALELIGKHLGMFKDKVELSGQIDNNPYEGLTTEQLLKLVGDKDDS